Below is a genomic region from Candidatus Methylomirabilota bacterium.
CCGTCACCTCGAAGCCGCGGTCGAGGAGCAGATCGACCATGTGGCTCCCGATGAACCCCGCTCCTCCGGTGACGACGGCGCGCGGCATCGCTCAGCGCAGCCCCGAGGCCTGGATGGTCTTCACGTTGTAGTACCGGATGTCGTCCTTGGGGTTGGGCACCTTGCCGGCCCGGAAGGCCGCGCAGAGGTCCCGCACCGCGTCCTCGATGGTCCGCTGCGGCGTCCAGCCGAGCTCGCGCTTGATCTTGTCGGACGACACATGGTACGAGCGCAGGTCGTTGCTGGGCGAGGTCTCGACCTTGATGGGCTTGAGCTCCGGCATCTCCCGCTCGACGATCTGGCGCACGAGCTCCCCGAGCTGGGCCACCGTGTGGTTCTGGTACGCGGCGTTGAAGGTCTTGCCCGCGATCATCTCCGCGGGCATCGTCAAGAGCTCCACGTAGAGGTCCGAGATGTCCTCGATGTGGATGTTCGGCCGCTTCTGCGTCCCGCCGAAGATGGTGATGCGCCGCTGGGTCACCGCGAGGCTGGTGAGGATGTTCACGGTGAGGTCCAGGCGCAACCGGGGCGAGTAGCCGCACACGGTGGCGGGTCGGATGATCACGGTGGTGAAGTCGTCCGACTGGTAGCGGAGCAGGATCGGCTCGCACATGCCCTTGTACTTGTTGTAGTCGGTGAGCGGGACGAGCGGATGCTCCTCGGTGACGTCGGGCGCGTCGCTCACCCCGTACACGCTCGAGGTCGAGGCGTAGACGAAACGGCGCACCCCCGCCCCCTTCGCCGCCGCCACCAGGGGCTCGAAGCAGTCGTAGTTGATGGACCGGCTGAGCGTGGGGTTCAGCTCGAAGCTCGGGTCGTTGGAGATGCACGCAAGGTGGAGCACCATGTCGACCCCATGCAGGCTCCGTCCGACCGCGGTCGCGTCTCGCAGGTCCCCTTTCACGAGCTCCAGCTTCGGGTGTTTCGGCAGCACGTCCTCGCCGAAGAGGAAGAGATCGATCACCCGCACCCGGTAGCCTTCCCGCAGCAGCTTCGGCACCAGCACGGCGCCGACGTAGCCGCCGCCGCCCGTCACCAGGACCGTCTTGTCGGTCGCCATGTCACGCTCTCCGCGCCACGGTGTCCCGCTTCACGTAGATCGCCCACCACACCCGGGCGATCGCCCGCAGCGCCTTCAGGATGTTCTTGAACGAGACCGCCTTGGAGCGCCCGGAGGTCCGCTCCACGTGGGTCAGGCCGACCTCCACGCAGGAGTACCCGGCGTGGAGGGCGTGGATGAGCATCTGCGTGAGGAAGTAGAAGCCTCCCTCGGTCTTCGGGAGCGCGCGCGCGAGGGCGACGGGGTAGATGCACGGGCCCTGGTAGTAGTGCATCGAGAAGCCGAACAGCACGTTGACCAGGGTGGTGGACGCCCACGTGAGGAACCGGCGATGGAGCTGCCGCGCCCGCGGGTTCTGGTGATAGGGCGCCACGATGTCCGCGCGGCACACCGCAGCGAGGATGCTCCGCACCGACTCGCGCGCGATCTCGCCGTCGCCGGCGAGGAAGCTGAAGTGGTCGAGCTTGGCCTCGTCGAGTGCGCGCTCGTAGGCGGCGGCGATGCCCATGTTGCGCGGCTGATGGAGCGCGCGCACGCGCGGGTTCTCGTGGGCGAGGCGATCGGCCAGCTCGCGGGTGCCGTCGGTGCTTCCGTCGTTGACCACGAGGATCTCGTACTCGGCGAGCACCCCGTCCGCCGCCCACACGATGTCCGCCACCGCGCCCTCGAGGTTCTTCACCTCGTTGAAGGCGGGCAGGAACACGGACACGCGGCGGACCGGCTCCATCTCAGTAGGGTCCCGCGAAGGTGGCCTGCACGTCCGCCACGCCCTTGGCGGTGGCCCCGCCCGCCTTGAGCACGTCGAGGCAGGCGCGCGCGATCGTCAGGGGGTTCGGGTGGAACGCGTCCTCGAGGGGCTTGGAGACGGGTGCCGGGCAATCGGGCGGCGTCACCCGGCGCACCGGCGCCTTGAGGGACGCGAAGCCCGTCTCGGCCGCAATCGCCGCCACCTCGGCGGACACGCCGCAGAAGGCCCAGCTGGTGTCGGCGACGACCAGACGTCCGGTCTTCCGAAGCGAGCGGAGGACGATCTCCTCGTCGAGCGGCCGCACGCTGCGGAGGTCGATCACCTCGGCATCCACGCCCTGTTCGGCGAGGAGCTTGGCGGCGCGGAGCGCCTCGTAGGCCATCAGCGAGACGCCGACGATCGTGATGTCCTTCCCCGGCCGCGTCACCGCGCCCTTCCCGAACGGGACCGCCTCGAGCCCCTCCGGCACCTCACCCTCCAGCTCGTAGAGCGCGCGGTTCTCCAGCAGCACCACCGGCGCGCGGCCCTGGAGCGCGCTCACCAGCAGGCCCTTGGCGTCGGCGGGCGAGGCGGGCAGGCCCACGTGGAGGCCGGGGAAATGCGCGAACATCGCCTGCAGGCTCTGCGAGTGCGTGGCCCCCTGGCCCCAGCCGCGCCCCACGATGCCGCGCAGCACGATGGGCACTCCGGTGCCGTTGGCGAACATGTAGCGCCACTTCGCGGCGAGGTTCGCGAGCTGATCCATGCACAGGAACATGAAGTCGTTCCGTGGGTGCACGATCAGGGGCCGCTTGCCGACCGCGGCGGCCCCGATGGCGATGCCGGTCATCGCGTTCTCGCCGTTGGGGATGTCGAAGACGCGCGCGTCGCCGAAGCGCCGGTGCGCCTCGAGCGTGGTGCCGAAGATGCCCTTGAAATCGTCGACGCCGATGCCCGCCACGAAGATGCTGGGGTCGGCCTCCATGCACTGCACGGTGGCCTCGCTGATCGCCTGCCCGTAGGTGAGTCGCCGCATGCCCGGTCTCTAGTAGGTCCCGAGGGTGAGGTCTTCCACGGCGGGAAACGGCGCGGCCTTGGCCGCGGCCACCGCCCGGTTCACCGCGTCCTGGCTCTCGCGGGTCATCGCGTCCACGTCCGCCTGGGTGCAGACGCCCTCGGCGATGAGCCGTCGCGTCGCCGCCTGGATGGGGCAGCGGGCGATCCATGCGTCCACCTCGGCCTTGCTGCGATAGCCCTTGTCGTAGTCCCACAGCGGGCCCACGTGCTCGCGCCAGCGATAGGTCGCGCACTCGAGGAAGGCAGGGCCCGCCCCGCTCCGGCACCGCGCCACCGCCGCGCGAGCCGCCTCGTACACCGCGAACACGTCGTTGCCCTCCACCGACTGGGACGGCATGCCATACCCAGCGGCGCGCGCGTGGATGGCCACGCTCGCGGGCTGGCGCACGTCGAGGCGCGTGTGCGTGGAGTAGCCGTTGTTCTCGCACACGAAGAGCACGGGCACCTTCTTGACCACCGCGAAGTTCAGCGTCTCGTGGAAGATGCCCTCCTCCACCGTGCCGTCGCCGAAGAAGCACACCGCCACGCGGGGGAGCCGGTCCATGGCGAACGCCAGCGCGGTGCCGACGGCCACGGCCATGGTCTGGCCGAGGATCGCGGACGAGGCGAGCACCCCCGCCTCGGGATCGGAGAGGTGCACGGAGCCACCGCGGCCGCGCGCGCAGCCCGTCTCCTTGCCGTAGAGCTCGGCCACCATGGCGTCGAGGCTGCCGCCCTTGGCGAGATAGTGGGCGTGGCAGCGATGCCCGCTGTAGATCGCGTCCGTCTGCTGGAGCGCGGCGCATACGCCCACCGCGACCGCCTCCTGGCCGATGGAGAAGTGGGTCGGCGTCCGCATCTCCTGGGCGGGATAGAGGTCGGCCAGCGTCTCCTCCGCCCGCCGGATGCGGATCATGTCGCGCAGCAACCGGCGTCGCAGCTCGGTCGTCATCGTTTTCTCGCTCGCCCCCCGACCCGACGGGATACCCCAGGTCAGCCACGCGGCGTCAACCGGATGGCACTCTTGGTCACCGAAGCCCAAGGTCTCGATGGCCAAGAAGTCTAAAGCATCGCTAGTTTAGCACTCACTGCCCCTTGGGGCAGCAAACCACGGCACTCCCTGGGAGCAGGAGCCATGCCACCCCCCGGCTCGACAGGGGCCCTCTCTTCGTGCAGAGTCTCCCCTACCGCTACCCCAAGGAGGCATCCGTGAGCCAGTCCTCGGTCTTCCGCCGTCATTCCAGCGCCCCCCACCCCGAGATCATCCGCGGCGAAGGGGTGTACCTCTACGACTCCGAGGGGCGCCGCTACATCGACGCCTCGGGCGGGGCGCTGGTGGTCTCCGTCGGGCACGGCGTCGCCGAGATCGCCGACGCCGCCCGGGAGCAGACCGGCCGGCTGGCCTACGTGCACGGGTCCGAGTTCACTTCCCCGACCGTCGAGGCCCTCGCCCGGGAGATGGCCCGGCGCGCGCCCATGGACGACGCGCGGCTCTTCCTGGTCTCGGGTGGCAGCGAGGCCACCGAGACCGCGATCAAGCTCGCGCGGGCCGTGCACGTCGCGCGCGGCGATCGCGGGCGCTACAAGGTGATCTTCCGCTGGCCGTCGTATCACGGCGCTTCGCTGGGGGCCCTTGCGGTGTCGGGCCGACCCATCATGCGCGGGCCCTTCGCGCCCATGCTCCCGTCCCATCCGCACGTGCCGGCGCCCTACCCCTATCGCTGCACGCTCAAGGGCTGCGGCGAGCAGTGCTCGCTCGCCTGCGCGGAAGAACTGGACGCCACCATACGGCGTGAAGGTCCCGGCACCGTGGCGGCCTTCATCGCCGAGCCGGTGGTCGGCGCATCCGCGGGCGGCGTGGTGCCCCCGCCGGGCTATTACCAGACGGTGCGCGAGATCTGCGATCGGCACGGCGTGCTCTTCATCGCCGACGAGGTGATGAGCGGCGTCGGTCGCACCGGCCGCTGGTTTGGCATCGAGCACTGGCCCGGCGTCTCGCCCGACATCATCACCTGCGGTAAGGGCGTGACCAGCGGTTACATTCCCGGCGGCGCGGTGCTCGCCCGCGGCCGACTCGCCGACGAGGTGAACGGCCGCGGCGCGTTTCCCCACGGCTTCACCTACAGCCACCACCCGGTCGTCGCCGCGGTGGGGCTGGCCGTGCTGCGCTACGTGGAGCGTCATGGCCTGGTGGCCAAGGCGGAAGCGGCAGGCGCGCACCTCATGAAGCGGCTCGGAGGGCTCCTGGACCTGCCCGCGGTGGGCGAGGTGCGGGGACTCGGCCTCTTGACCGCGGTGGAGATCGTGGCCGACCGCAAGACCCGCGCGTCGTACCCGAGCAGCGAGGCCACCGCCGAGCGCATCCAGGCGGAGGCGATGCGGCGCGGCGTGGTCGTTTACGCGTCGGGCGGCCAGGATCAGGGCGCGGGCGACCTCCTGCTCGTCGGTCCGCCCTTCATGGTTACCAACGATCAGATCGACGAAACGGTCTCCACCCTGGGCGACGCCATCGCGGCGGTGACGCGCGCGTAGCCGGCTCGCGTAGGATACTGGGAGGAAGGGAACGCGATGGACGAGACGGCGGCGCCGATCATCACGGGCGTGGCGAAGGTGTTCGATCTGCACGCGCTGAAGGACTTCGCGCCCGACAAGCGCGTGCGCAAGATGCTGTTCAAGACCGATCAGCTCTGGTCCGAGATCGCCTGCTACGAGCCCGGGCAGTCCACGGTGATGCATCAGCACCCCCGGGAGGAGGAGGCGATCTTCGTCCTCGAGGGCACCGCGCACATGTCCATCGGCGGGGACGAGGTCGTGGTGCCCGCCGGCGCCATCGTGCAGTTTCCCAACGCCGTGCTCCACGACGTGCGCAATCCGGGGCCCGGCCGGTGCGTGATCATGTTCGTGAAGGTCAATCCCAAGGTCCTGAAGGCGAGCGCGGAGGAGGCGGCGCATGGGTAGCGTGGATCGCTGCGACAAGACCCTGCCCCTGAACGAGATGATGTACCACGTGCGGCGCGACCCCGTGCTTCGGAAGCGCTGGCAGACCGATCTCGCCGGGCTAGCGCACGAGTTCGGGCTGGGCGCCGCGGAATACGAGGCCCTGCGGGACAAGGACGTGCGCCGCCTGCACGAGATCGGCGTGCACCAGTACTACGTGCCCCAGATCCTCCGGCTCTTCTTCGGAGCGTCCGCCAACAGCAATGCCCATCCCGCCCTCGAGGCGTACAAACGGGCGTACCCCGAGGAGAGCGCCCGCGCCGCCGAGCTCCAGGCGCGGCTCGCCGCCCGCGCGGCGCGGGGGGCCTGAGCCATGGCCGAGATCGTCGCCGCGATGGCCCTCACGCACTCGCCCGGCCTCACCGGCTGGTTCGACGCCGCCCCCGCCGACCAGCAAGAACTGGCGCTGCGCACGCTCGGGGAGATGCGCACGCGGCTCGAAGCCGCGCGGCCCGACGTGCTCCTCATGTTCAGCAACGACCATCTCCTCAACTGGCCCATCAACAACACGCCGGAGTACACGGTGGGCATCGCGGATCGCCACCTGGGACCCGCGGACTGGTACGACGAGTGGCTCGCGCTGGACAAGTACGAGGTGCCCGGCCATCCCGCGCTGGCGCGCCACCTCGTGAACGCGGCGGCGCGGCAGCGCCTCGCCCTCGCCTATCTCCGCGACATGCAGTTCGACGACGGGATCTCGGTGCCCCTGCACTATCTGAACCCCAGCATGCGCATCCCCATCGTGCCCATCACCATGAACTGCACGGTGCCGCCCATCCCGACGCCGGCGCGGGCCTACGAGGTGGGCGCCGTGTTCCGCGAGCTCGTGCGCGCGTTCCCCGGCCGCGAGCGCGTGGCCGTCATCGCCACCGGCGGGCTCTCGCACGAGCCGGGCGGGCCGCGCTACTTCTGGGTGGACGAGGAATTCGACCTCTGGTTCCTCGAGCTCCTTAAGCGCGGGGATCACGCCGCGCTCCTGCGCGAGTGCACCCTCGAGCGCATGGAAGCGGCGGGGTCGGGCGGCACCGCGGAACTGCTCGCGTGGATCCTCGTCCTCGCGTTCACCACCGGCCCCGCGGAGGTGCTCGCCTACATGCCGGCGATCGCCTGGCGCTCGGGCACCGGGATGGTCGTTTGGAACCAGATGGCCGCCTAGCGCCGGCCCCGATCAGGGCTTCAGAAAGAGGTCCCCGATGGCCTTCTTCGATCTTCCCAGTGAGGAGAGCATCCCTCCCGAGGCGCGCCGCTGGCTGGAGGAGCTCAAGCGCTTGCGGGGCATTGCGGAGATACCCGCCAGTCGGCTGGCGTACGTGTCCACGCCCTGGATCCTCGAGGCTCAGGTGACCGCCGAGACGCACTTGTTCAACCAGCGCTCCGGACGCTCGAAGTTCTCCTGGGAGGCCCGGATGTTCGCATTCATGCTGGTCGCCCACGCCCGGCGGTGCACCGGGTGCTTCGGCTCCTCGCGCCGAGGCCTGCTCGCCCTCGGCTTCGACGAGGCTGCGCTCGACGGCATCTGTGCCAACCCGGTCGGCCTGCCGCTCCCCGAACGGGACCAGCTCTTCGTGCGGTACGTGCTGCACTTCGCGCTCGACGCGCAGGGCGTTGCGCCCAAGGACTTTCGTGAGATGGGGGCCCAGGGCCTCTCGCCCGACGACGTCCGCGAGATGATCGGCTTCGCCGCGTTCTGCATGTTCAACACGATCTTCACGACCCTGGCGAACACCGCGCTGCGCGACGAGTGATCTCTCCGGCGTGAGCTGTCCCGCGTGCGGCCAGGACCTCCTTCCGGGGGCCCGCTTCTGT
It encodes:
- a CDS encoding SDR family oxidoreductase, which gives rise to MATDKTVLVTGGGGYVGAVLVPKLLREGYRVRVIDLFLFGEDVLPKHPKLELVKGDLRDATAVGRSLHGVDMVLHLACISNDPSFELNPTLSRSINYDCFEPLVAAAKGAGVRRFVYASTSSVYGVSDAPDVTEEHPLVPLTDYNKYKGMCEPILLRYQSDDFTTVIIRPATVCGYSPRLRLDLTVNILTSLAVTQRRITIFGGTQKRPNIHIEDISDLYVELLTMPAEMIAGKTFNAAYQNHTVAQLGELVRQIVEREMPELKPIKVETSPSNDLRSYHVSSDKIKRELGWTPQRTIEDAVRDLCAAFRAGKVPNPKDDIRYYNVKTIQASGLR
- a CDS encoding glycosyltransferase family 2 protein — translated: MEPVRRVSVFLPAFNEVKNLEGAVADIVWAADGVLAEYEILVVNDGSTDGTRELADRLAHENPRVRALHQPRNMGIAAAYERALDEAKLDHFSFLAGDGEIARESVRSILAAVCRADIVAPYHQNPRARQLHRRFLTWASTTLVNVLFGFSMHYYQGPCIYPVALARALPKTEGGFYFLTQMLIHALHAGYSCVEVGLTHVERTSGRSKAVSFKNILKALRAIARVWWAIYVKRDTVARRA
- a CDS encoding transketolase C-terminal domain-containing protein; protein product: MRRLTYGQAISEATVQCMEADPSIFVAGIGVDDFKGIFGTTLEAHRRFGDARVFDIPNGENAMTGIAIGAAAVGKRPLIVHPRNDFMFLCMDQLANLAAKWRYMFANGTGVPIVLRGIVGRGWGQGATHSQSLQAMFAHFPGLHVGLPASPADAKGLLVSALQGRAPVVLLENRALYELEGEVPEGLEAVPFGKGAVTRPGKDITIVGVSLMAYEALRAAKLLAEQGVDAEVIDLRSVRPLDEEIVLRSLRKTGRLVVADTSWAFCGVSAEVAAIAAETGFASLKAPVRRVTPPDCPAPVSKPLEDAFHPNPLTIARACLDVLKAGGATAKGVADVQATFAGPY
- a CDS encoding thiamine pyrophosphate-dependent dehydrogenase E1 component subunit alpha; translation: MTTELRRRLLRDMIRIRRAEETLADLYPAQEMRTPTHFSIGQEAVAVGVCAALQQTDAIYSGHRCHAHYLAKGGSLDAMVAELYGKETGCARGRGGSVHLSDPEAGVLASSAILGQTMAVAVGTALAFAMDRLPRVAVCFFGDGTVEEGIFHETLNFAVVKKVPVLFVCENNGYSTHTRLDVRQPASVAIHARAAGYGMPSQSVEGNDVFAVYEAARAAVARCRSGAGPAFLECATYRWREHVGPLWDYDKGYRSKAEVDAWIARCPIQAATRRLIAEGVCTQADVDAMTRESQDAVNRAVAAAKAAPFPAVEDLTLGTY
- a CDS encoding aspartate aminotransferase family protein, whose product is MSQSSVFRRHSSAPHPEIIRGEGVYLYDSEGRRYIDASGGALVVSVGHGVAEIADAAREQTGRLAYVHGSEFTSPTVEALAREMARRAPMDDARLFLVSGGSEATETAIKLARAVHVARGDRGRYKVIFRWPSYHGASLGALAVSGRPIMRGPFAPMLPSHPHVPAPYPYRCTLKGCGEQCSLACAEELDATIRREGPGTVAAFIAEPVVGASAGGVVPPPGYYQTVREICDRHGVLFIADEVMSGVGRTGRWFGIEHWPGVSPDIITCGKGVTSGYIPGGAVLARGRLADEVNGRGAFPHGFTYSHHPVVAAVGLAVLRYVERHGLVAKAEAAGAHLMKRLGGLLDLPAVGEVRGLGLLTAVEIVADRKTRASYPSSEATAERIQAEAMRRGVVVYASGGQDQGAGDLLLVGPPFMVTNDQIDETVSTLGDAIAAVTRA
- a CDS encoding cupin domain-containing protein; the encoded protein is MDETAAPIITGVAKVFDLHALKDFAPDKRVRKMLFKTDQLWSEIACYEPGQSTVMHQHPREEEAIFVLEGTAHMSIGGDEVVVPAGAIVQFPNAVLHDVRNPGPGRCVIMFVKVNPKVLKASAEEAAHG